TGGTTTACGCCGTAAAGGTGCTGGTCAAAAATGATGGCTACCTGAAAATCGGCATGCCAGGGGAAGTGAATTTTTAATTGGATCCATGTCAACAGACAGTTTCATTTCGGTCCGACAGTTAACCAAGTCATTCGGTGCAGTCAAAGCCCTGAACGATATCTCATTTGATGTAAGCAAAGGCGAGATCTTCGGTTTTATCGGTCCCGACGGAGCCGGTAAAACAACACTTTTCAGGATCCTGACCACCCTGCTTCTTCCTGATGAGGGAGAAACCACCGTGATGGGACTCGATTGCAGGACCGGCTTCAGGGAACTCCGCAAAAACATTGGTTATATGCCCGGGAGATTCAGCCTTTACCTGGATCTGTCAGTTGAGGAAAATCTGAATTTCTATGCGACGGTCTTTGGGACCACCGTTCAGGAGAACTACGATCTTATCCGTGACATTTATTCGCACATTGAACCTTTTAAAAAGAGGCTTGCAGGAAAATTATCGGGCGGCATGAAGCAGAAGCTTGCCTTATCCTGTGCGCTGATCCATAAACCGGACTTGCTTGTCCTGGATGAGCCTACCACCGGAGTTGATGCTGTGTCACGCTCGGAATTTTGGGAGATGCTGAAAAAATTGAGGCCGTATAATATAACAATCATTGTATCAACCCCTTATATGGATGAGGCCATGCAGTGCGACAGAGTGGCGCTGATCCAGGATGGACAGCTCCTATCCGTTGACCCACCGGAAAAAATTAGGGACGGATTCAGCAGAAAGCTCTTCAGTGTTCAGGCACCGGGAAAATACAAGCTGATCAATGCCCTGCGGAGTCATCCGGGAATCAACACCGCTTACCCTTTCGGAGACGCCGTACATATTACGTTTAAAGATGATGATTTTGACGATGCGATCCATTCCTATCTGAACAAAATGGGCATCCAGGATGTAACGATCCGTGAAATCCGGGCTGGGATTGAGGACAGGTTTCTGGAGTTGATGGAGGGAAGGCATAAGGCATAAGGCACAAAGGCACAAAGGATAAAGATATGGGAGAATCCCGTAGGGATTCCAGTATGGTAGAAAAATGAAAAAAATCAAGGTCATATCGGTTCGGGATCTGGTGAAGAAGTTTGGAAGCTTCGTTGCCAATGATCACCTGAATTTCGAGGTCTTTGAAGGTGAGATCTTTGGTTTCCTGGGTGCGAACGGAGCAGGTAAGACGACCGCCATCCGGATACTATCAGGATTGTTGGAACCCACCTCGGGCGATGTCATTGTCGCAGGATTCAATGCAAAGAGACATCCCGAGAAGATAAAGAAGAACATCGGTTACATGTGCCAGAAGTTTTCGCTGTATGAGGATCTGACGGTCAGGGAGAACATCATGCTTTACGGTGGCATCTATGGGATGAAACGGAACCTGATCAAGGAAAGAACCGCGATGCTCCTGCAAAAGCTGGATTTTGGAGAATACGGTGACAGGATGATCTCCGCCCTGCCTCTTGGATTGAGACAGAAACTCGCCTTCTCAGTGGCGGTTCTGCACGAACCGAAAATTGTCTTTCTCGATGAACCCACTGGCGGGGTTGATCCCATAACCAGGCGTCAGTTCTGGGAGATGATCTATGAAACGGCAGCCAGGGGCATCACGGTCTTTGTCACCACACATTACATGGATGAAGCCGAATATTGTGACCGTGTCTCCATCATGAGCGAAGGCAGGATTGTGGCACTGGATACGCCAGCTGGCTTGAAAAAGCACTATGCGGTGGATTCGGTGGAGGAAGTGTTCATAAAAATAGCCCGTCCCACAAAGAACTGAGCTATGAAACGATTCATCGGGTTTGTCAAGAAAGAGTTCCTGCATATCTTCAGGGATTACCGCACGATGATCATCCTATTCGGGATCCCTGCAGCCCAGATACTGCTGTTCGGATTCGTGGTGAGAACTGACCTGGAAAATGCCCGGATTGCCTTTCTTGATCTTTCCCGGGATGAAATGACTCTGAAAATTTCCGACAAAATTTGTTCATCAGGATTATTCACCAGGGATGAAAACCTGTTGAGCTATCGTGATGTAGATAAAGTGCTCAGGGGTAGTAAAATCAAGGCAGTGGTCATCTTTGAGGAGAATTTCAGCCGGAAGCTTACTGCCGAGGGCAAAGCGGCCATCAGCATCATCACCGACGGTTCGGAGCCTAACATGGCAACCCTTACGACAAATTCAATAACGGCAATCGTAAGCGCTTTCAACCTTGAGCTGGCAGGGAGCTCCGCTGCGGGGACCTTTCTGGTGCAGCCCGAAGTGAGGATGTTCTACAATCCTTCCCTCAAAAGCCAGTTCATGTTCGTGCCGGGGGTCATCACCCTGATCATGATCCTGATCTGTGCCCTGATGACATCCATTACCATTACACGTGAAAAGGAATTCGGGACGATGGAGGTCCTGCTCGTATCCCCCATGAGGCCGTTCCAGATCATTCTGGGTAAAGTCATTCCGTATTTTATCCTTTCCTTTGCCGATGTGATCATCATCTTATTGCTTTCCTGGCTGGTCTTTGACTTGCCGGTAAAGGGAAGCCTGGCCCTGCTTCTCGCGGAAGCGATGCTTTATATCCTGATGAGCCTTTCACTGGGCATCTTGATTTCGACGGTGTCGAAAACCATGCAGCAGGCCATTTTTATATCGCTGGTGGGCCTGATGCTTCCGACAATCCTCCTTTCCGGGTTCATCTTCCCCATCGAGAATATGCCGAACGTATACGGATGGATCAGCTCCATTTTACCCCCGCGCTATTTTATCGTGATCATCAAGAACATCATGATCAAAGGGACGGGTTTTCTTAATGTCTGGAAAGAAACACTGATACTTGTTCTTTTTACACTGGCATTCATCGGATTGGCTGTCAGAAATTTCAAAATAAGGTTGCAGTAAATCAGGAGAATAAAGAATGAGGACGATCTTGTACCTGATAAGGAAAGAATTTCTTCAGATCTTCAGGGATAAATTCATCGGGAAGGCCATTTTTGCCATCCCGATCGTTCAAATGCTGGTGTTGGTCCCTGCTGTGACCTTTGAAATCAAAAATGTCAGGCTGTGCATTGTTGACAGGGATTTGACCACCGAATCAAGAGGGCTGGTAAGTCAACTGGAGGGGTCAACTTTTTTCAGGGTCAGGTATTCAACATTCTCTGAAGAAGTAGCCAACGACCTGTTGAGCAGGGATAAATGCGATGCCATTGTGCAGATACCGTACGGCTTCGGAAAAGAAACCGGCCAAGGGAATCCCGTCAGCATATTTGTCTCGGCCAATGCGATCAATGCTTCCAGTGCCCAGCTTTCGTGGGCATACCTGAATGGGGTGATCGGTGATTACAACAAAAACATCATCGCTGAAACCGCAGGCATGGGGAATTTACCATCCATACCCCAGATACAGGTCACCAACAGGTACTGGTACAACGAAATGCTCAATTACAAATACTATATGCTGCCGGGAATCCTTGGCATACTGGTACTGGCCATAGGATTCCTTCTGGCAGGACTTAACCTGGTCAAGGAAAAAGAGAGCGGCACCATTGAGCAGATCAATGTTACCCCGGTGAAAAAGTATCAGTTCATCGTTGCCAAAATGGTACCCTTTCTGGTCATAGGTCTGGTGGACCTTGCCCTGGGATTGGCGCTGGGAAAGCTGGCTTTCAACATACCGTTTGAAGGGAATGTGGCCCTTCTTTTTCTTTGTTCGGCCATTTTCCTGGTGTCCGTTCTCGGGCTTGCCCTTTTGCTCTCCACTTTTTCAAGTACCCAGCAGCAATTCATGTTCACCGCATTCTTTTTCATGATCGTTTTTATCCTGATGAGCGGTGTTTTCACACCGCTGGAGAGCATGCCGGCGTGGGCACAGAAGATTGACCTGATCAATCCCGTCGTTTATGTGATGCGAATTAACAGGATGGTCTTGCTCAAAGGATCCACGTTTCATGACATTAGCATGGAAATCTATGCCCTGACGGCGATTGCAACCGGATTCACTGCCCTGGCCATCAACCGGTACAGAAAGACGGTGTGATTCATTAATTTGTGATTCAGTATTTATGATTTTGTATTTATTTAAGGATTGGGGTTCCCGCTTGCGCGGGAATGACATTCATCATTTGGGAGTCAAGGGAGGTGGATTAAAATTGCTGGCAATTTTAATCCACCTCCCTTGTTCTCAACGGCACAGGTCATCCCTGCGAAAGCAGGGATCCAGGGAGATGTGATTTTCAGTTTCCTTGCCTGGTGCATTTGTATCGCGTGCCGATATATGTGAAATCCTGAGTTTTAATAATAAATCCATTCCCAATATCGTTTTTAAACAATAAGTAAAACTTTAAAGGAGGTACTATGCCCCTGGATGCTGTTTTTCTTTCCCGGAGTCTTGCGGCTTACAGCTTTGAGATGAGCGACGGTCAGGCGACCGACAGAGATCTGAGCGGATATACGATCATTACCACCCAGGAGGGGCCCTATTTTGCATTTGACAAGCTGACCGATATTCATATTGAGAGCATCGGTCCACCGGAAAAAGGGCAGCTGTATTTTATGCGGCACAGGTGCAAATCGGGATGTGCTCCCAGGCTTTTGCACGTGGAAGTATATACGATGGATCATCAGCCTTTGCAGCTTGACGGGCCTGCTTCTGTCTTTCCCAATACCCAGAATGGTGAGGTGCTCCATATCTACCGCGGGACGGTTGGAATGA
The DNA window shown above is from Bacteroidales bacterium and carries:
- a CDS encoding ABC transporter ATP-binding protein → MSTDSFISVRQLTKSFGAVKALNDISFDVSKGEIFGFIGPDGAGKTTLFRILTTLLLPDEGETTVMGLDCRTGFRELRKNIGYMPGRFSLYLDLSVEENLNFYATVFGTTVQENYDLIRDIYSHIEPFKKRLAGKLSGGMKQKLALSCALIHKPDLLVLDEPTTGVDAVSRSEFWEMLKKLRPYNITIIVSTPYMDEAMQCDRVALIQDGQLLSVDPPEKIRDGFSRKLFSVQAPGKYKLINALRSHPGINTAYPFGDAVHITFKDDDFDDAIHSYLNKMGIQDVTIREIRAGIEDRFLELMEGRHKA
- a CDS encoding ABC transporter ATP-binding protein; this encodes MKKIKVISVRDLVKKFGSFVANDHLNFEVFEGEIFGFLGANGAGKTTAIRILSGLLEPTSGDVIVAGFNAKRHPEKIKKNIGYMCQKFSLYEDLTVRENIMLYGGIYGMKRNLIKERTAMLLQKLDFGEYGDRMISALPLGLRQKLAFSVAVLHEPKIVFLDEPTGGVDPITRRQFWEMIYETAARGITVFVTTHYMDEAEYCDRVSIMSEGRIVALDTPAGLKKHYAVDSVEEVFIKIARPTKN
- a CDS encoding ABC transporter permease, whose amino-acid sequence is MKRFIGFVKKEFLHIFRDYRTMIILFGIPAAQILLFGFVVRTDLENARIAFLDLSRDEMTLKISDKICSSGLFTRDENLLSYRDVDKVLRGSKIKAVVIFEENFSRKLTAEGKAAISIITDGSEPNMATLTTNSITAIVSAFNLELAGSSAAGTFLVQPEVRMFYNPSLKSQFMFVPGVITLIMILICALMTSITITREKEFGTMEVLLVSPMRPFQIILGKVIPYFILSFADVIIILLLSWLVFDLPVKGSLALLLAEAMLYILMSLSLGILISTVSKTMQQAIFISLVGLMLPTILLSGFIFPIENMPNVYGWISSILPPRYFIVIIKNIMIKGTGFLNVWKETLILVLFTLAFIGLAVRNFKIRLQ
- a CDS encoding ABC transporter permease gives rise to the protein MRTILYLIRKEFLQIFRDKFIGKAIFAIPIVQMLVLVPAVTFEIKNVRLCIVDRDLTTESRGLVSQLEGSTFFRVRYSTFSEEVANDLLSRDKCDAIVQIPYGFGKETGQGNPVSIFVSANAINASSAQLSWAYLNGVIGDYNKNIIAETAGMGNLPSIPQIQVTNRYWYNEMLNYKYYMLPGILGILVLAIGFLLAGLNLVKEKESGTIEQINVTPVKKYQFIVAKMVPFLVIGLVDLALGLALGKLAFNIPFEGNVALLFLCSAIFLVSVLGLALLLSTFSSTQQQFMFTAFFFMIVFILMSGVFTPLESMPAWAQKIDLINPVVYVMRINRMVLLKGSTFHDISMEIYALTAIATGFTALAINRYRKTV